The Longimicrobiaceae bacterium sequence ACGCGGCTCTTCGGCACCCACACCGCGGGCGAGCAGTTCTTTCGCCGGCTGGACCAGCTCCTCAAGGACCGCGACCCGGTGCACCGCGAGCTGGGCGCCGTGTACCTCATGGCGCTCTGCCTGGGCTTCAAGGGCCGCTTCCGCGGAACGGTCCGCCTGGGCGAGCTGGAGGAGTACCGGCGCCAGCTCTTCTCCTTCGTGTTCCGCCGGCAGCCCTCGCTCCTCAAGGGGGAGCGGAAGCTGTTCCCGCAGGCGTACGCCCACACCGTCGCGGAGGCGCCGCGCGTGGCGCTCCCGCACACCGGCCGCTGGCTGGCCGCGCTCGCCGTCGTGGTGGTCTTCTACCTCGCCGTCTCGCACGGCCTCTGGCGCGACGTGACGCTCCCGCTGCGGTCCGTGAACGACCGCATCGCCCAGCTCGCCGCGCAGTGAGACGCCGATGACCGCCCTCCTCGCACGCCTCGCCGCCATGCTC is a genomic window containing:
- a CDS encoding DotU family type IV/VI secretion system protein is translated as MSAEREDSFLLRSFREYYDEVVRQKRAVLADPWGIGAREADGTAAEDPSARAARRVGEPLVSCLESQALDAGKRGGEFGASLYREAQYVMAALGDEVFLGLEWQGKGAWEDNLLETRLFGTHTAGEQFFRRLDQLLKDRDPVHRELGAVYLMALCLGFKGRFRGTVRLGELEEYRRQLFSFVFRRQPSLLKGERKLFPQAYAHTVAEAPRVALPHTGRWLAALAVVVVFYLAVSHGLWRDVTLPLRSVNDRIAQLAAQ